The DNA region TAGGGGAGTCCTTGACAAGGAAGTCACGACCAACGTGTCGATGGCCATTGGAAGCTCCGGAATCCCCCTCATTGTTCTCTGGTTGGCGGGTACGATAAAGCTTGGCTTTTCCGATTCAGCCTTGACCATCCTTCTCATCGTGATTGCCTCCGCGATAGCCATCGGTTTGCTCCTCGGCTACTCCACCGCAATCATCACGGTATTCCCCTACCGCTGGGGCGCGGACCCTGACATGATGGCGGCCCCTTTAATAACCTCCGTGGCGGACGTCATAACAATCCCCACGCTTGTTTATCTCGTATTTTTCTACGAGAGTAACGAAACGGCCTTCTACGCCTTTACGGCCCTCATGATAGCCCTCCTCGTTCTGCTGATACTCCGCTCTGAGTATAAGGGGGAACACATCAAAGCGTTCAGGGAGATCGTGGGGGTCTTAACCGGCCTGGCCATTCTCGAGATATTCGCGGGTTCAACCCTCGAGTCCTACAGCGATGTCATCTCTAAAGTTATAATACTCAGCGTTATGTACCCGGCAATACTCGACAGCGTCGGCAACTTCGCCTCGATAGCCGCGGCAACCACTTCAACGAGGCTAAACCTTTCTGGAGAGAGCGCCCTCAAAGACAGGGAGTTCTACTTTGACATTTCTGCGCTGCTCCTGCTAACCCCGATAATCGGCTTTCTGACCAACTACATAGCAGTCCACGTCACAAACCTGATAGGCTATCAGGCTACATTGATATGGCCGTTCATCCTCGGCTACCCATTCCTCGTCGCGGCAAACATAGCCATCGGAGTTATTGTAGCCCTCATTTCCTTCCGCTTCAACATCGACCCGGACAACGTTGCAGTCCCGACTGTCACCACGGTGGCCGATGTCACGGGGACACTCTTCGTCGTCCTGCTGGCGGATATGCTGGTGGGGGCATGATGGCCCGTCGATGACAGCTTAAAGTGGCCGCACTACCTGCCCGCGGCAATCTTCCCCCTTTCCTTCTTCCGGAAAGTCCTCAACAGAAATAAGAGCGAGCTTGCCCATTGGGATGAGAACAGTTCCGTGGAGAATATGCCCCCAAAGCTACCCGGAGTAATGAGGCCCCTGAAAGTGAAAGCCCCTGAATCTGCCCTGAGAAGCCAGAATTTTTTGAAAAGCCTGCATTGATGGATGTTTCAGTTCATTGGAGCTCAATTTTTACAAAACGCAACTCTTTTATACACCCAGAATGAATTTTTCCCGAGGAGAAGCTTCTGGCGGAGGGACAACGATGACTGACAGGATTGTGGAAGAGATGAGGCCCTTCTTCGACCCGAAAGCTGTTGCCATCGTAGGCGCAACCGACAAAAAGGGCAAGGTTGGGAACGTTATCTTCGAGAACTTC from Thermococcus zilligii AN1 includes:
- a CDS encoding magnesium transporter, which encodes MLPVKVTVGTRGWRKRLKQTFLVTFPALLLCLALDFVGGGVLGKNFEMIATSYPLLLIILPGLSDLRGNVFGAMASRMTTALHLGKIRGVLDKEVTTNVSMAIGSSGIPLIVLWLAGTIKLGFSDSALTILLIVIASAIAIGLLLGYSTAIITVFPYRWGADPDMMAAPLITSVADVITIPTLVYLVFFYESNETAFYAFTALMIALLVLLILRSEYKGEHIKAFREIVGVLTGLAILEIFAGSTLESYSDVISKVIILSVMYPAILDSVGNFASIAAATTSTRLNLSGESALKDREFYFDISALLLLTPIIGFLTNYIAVHVTNLIGYQATLIWPFILGYPFLVAANIAIGVIVALISFRFNIDPDNVAVPTVTTVADVTGTLFVVLLADMLVGA